One genomic segment of Marinibacterium anthonyi includes these proteins:
- a CDS encoding Transposase IS116/IS110/IS902 family protein produces MNVFIGLDVSLASTAICVLGPQGKVVEELEAASEPEALVRAMASLPYAVEAIGLEAGPLSQWLSKGMEEAGFDVVLMETRLVKAALKAMPIKTDRRDAQGIARLLQMGWYRPVHRKSVSSQEIRALLTARKSVQQVIINLELSMRGVLRNFGLKLGHVTRIRYEARVRELVEQNEILSASTEALLRARAQLRAELAELDATIADLAKQDDVCRLMMTMPGVGRIVALTVKSAIDDPTRFVRSKDVGPWVGLTPRRTQSGEMDIVGQITRAGDRALRTALYQAAMILMHRGSPNWLQAWALRVAHRRGSKRALIALARRIGIVLHRMWRDGTPFRHAQSSTATV; encoded by the coding sequence ATGAATGTTTTTATCGGACTGGATGTATCTCTGGCAAGCACGGCGATTTGTGTGCTGGGGCCGCAGGGGAAGGTTGTTGAGGAGTTGGAGGCCGCCAGCGAACCTGAGGCGCTGGTGCGTGCGATGGCGTCATTGCCGTACGCGGTCGAGGCGATCGGGCTCGAAGCCGGACCACTGTCCCAATGGCTGAGCAAGGGCATGGAAGAGGCCGGATTTGACGTGGTTTTGATGGAAACGCGGTTGGTGAAGGCCGCTTTGAAAGCCATGCCGATCAAAACCGACAGGCGCGATGCCCAGGGGATTGCGCGGTTGCTTCAAATGGGATGGTACAGGCCCGTGCACCGCAAATCCGTGTCCTCTCAGGAAATCCGTGCGTTGCTGACAGCGCGCAAGTCAGTTCAGCAGGTGATCATCAACCTCGAGCTTTCCATGCGGGGTGTTTTGCGGAACTTCGGTCTGAAGCTCGGGCATGTCACCCGGATCAGGTACGAGGCCCGGGTGAGGGAACTGGTTGAGCAAAATGAAATCCTGTCGGCGTCGACAGAGGCCCTTTTGCGCGCGCGTGCGCAGTTGCGCGCCGAGTTGGCTGAATTGGATGCGACAATCGCGGATCTGGCAAAACAAGACGACGTTTGCCGTCTGATGATGACGATGCCGGGCGTCGGTCGGATCGTCGCCCTGACGGTCAAATCCGCGATCGACGATCCGACCCGCTTTGTGCGATCGAAGGATGTTGGTCCGTGGGTGGGGCTGACGCCGAGGCGCACTCAATCCGGGGAGATGGACATTGTCGGGCAAATTACTCGAGCCGGCGACCGGGCCCTTCGAACGGCCTTGTATCAAGCGGCGATGATCTTGATGCACCGTGGGTCACCAAACTGGCTCCAGGCATGGGCGCTCAGAGTGGCCCATCGGCGTGGATCGAAACGGGCCTTGATTGCACTTGCGCGGCGCATTGGCATTGTTTTGCACCGCATGTGGCGAGACGGCACACCATTCCGCCATGCGCAGAGCTCCACGGCAACGGTCTGA
- a CDS encoding hypothetical protein (putative conserved protein): protein MFAGTLTKNTETAATAYSGMIHSTRFDIAIQLETRTKMSERSPDFDVTAVNKSGRKVRIGTAWNETGNTTGNPYISMQIDVGLGPFRVNAVQTKEARDAMTGEFEIIPLVSNGAMKSGSISGELTAMDADNAFAGYIANMMFDLDFMLIENEFKTEETHPDYRIEVSSPRGHPIRVGSAWMAKSNRTGNDYVSLLINTPDGDLRVNAVQNEEQRGGKTFSIIPFIESAGQDRAENAGLALVG, encoded by the coding sequence ATGTTCGCAGGAACCCTGACCAAAAACACCGAGACCGCAGCCACCGCCTATTCTGGCATGATCCACTCGACCCGGTTCGACATCGCGATCCAGCTCGAGACCCGGACGAAGATGTCCGAGCGGAGCCCGGATTTCGATGTGACCGCGGTGAACAAGTCCGGCCGCAAGGTGCGCATCGGCACGGCCTGGAACGAGACCGGCAATACGACCGGCAATCCCTACATCTCGATGCAGATCGATGTCGGCCTCGGACCCTTCCGGGTCAACGCCGTGCAGACGAAGGAGGCGCGTGACGCGATGACCGGCGAATTCGAGATCATCCCGCTGGTGTCGAACGGCGCCATGAAATCCGGCTCGATCTCCGGCGAACTGACCGCAATGGATGCCGACAACGCCTTCGCCGGCTACATCGCCAACATGATGTTCGACCTCGACTTCATGCTGATCGAGAACGAGTTCAAGACCGAAGAGACCCACCCCGATTACCGGATCGAGGTCAGCTCGCCGCGCGGCCACCCGATCCGCGTCGGCTCGGCCTGGATGGCGAAAAGCAACCGCACCGGGAACGACTACGTCTCGCTCCTCATCAACACGCCCGATGGTGATCTGCGGGTGAACGCCGTGCAGAACGAGGAGCAGCGGGGCGGCAAGACCTTCTCGATCATTCCCTTCATCGAGAGTGCCGGCCAGGACCGCGCTGAAAACGCCGGTCTCGCCCTGGTCGGCTGA
- a CDS encoding DNA repair protein RadC, translated as MTLHDPKTIAERGASGFSEAEIATIDAALAILRRHAKSTAALQSWSMLTDYLALNAARERVEVFRVLLLDRKNKLIRDRVMTRGSIDHVPVYVSEVLRSALVLDASALILCHNHPSGDPQPSQTDIELTGKIVEACKVMEIVIHDHIIVGFGREKNAFSMRAAGMLSG; from the coding sequence ATGACACTGCATGATCCCAAAACGATCGCCGAACGGGGCGCATCCGGCTTTTCCGAGGCCGAGATCGCGACCATCGACGCCGCCCTGGCGATCCTGCGCAGACATGCCAAATCAACCGCCGCCCTGCAGTCCTGGAGCATGCTGACCGACTACCTGGCGCTCAACGCCGCTCGCGAGCGGGTCGAGGTGTTTCGGGTGCTGCTGCTGGATCGGAAAAACAAACTCATCCGCGATAGGGTTATGACCCGTGGCAGTATCGATCACGTTCCGGTCTATGTCAGCGAGGTGCTCCGCTCCGCCCTCGTTCTCGACGCCTCTGCCCTAATCCTCTGCCACAACCATCCCTCCGGCGATCCGCAACCGAGCCAGACCGATATCGAGCTGACCGGCAAGATCGTAGAGGCCTGCAAGGTGATGGAGATCGTCATCCACGATCACATCATCGTCGGCTTCGGGCGGGAGAAGAACGCGTTCAGCATGCGGGCGGCAGGGATGTTGTCCGGGTAG
- the qorB_2 gene encoding Quinone oxidoreductase 2, whose translation MTIAITGATGQLGRLVIDTLKTKIAPDGIVALARSTDKAADLDVPARVFDYDAPETLAPALDGIDTLLLISGSDIGRRVPQHAAVIKAAKSAGVLHIVYTSLLNAPTSTLGLAPEHAETEELLAASGIEHTVLRNGWYTENYTMGLPAALEHNALIGAAKDGRISSATRQDYAEAAAAVLMDAGLRGKTYELSGDDSFALSDLAATLSAQAGKDIPYVDMPEADYAAALAGAGLPAELAGFLAHCDVEASKGALFDEGTQLSTLIGRPTTPLATAVAAAIV comes from the coding sequence ATGACCATTGCAATTACCGGCGCCACTGGCCAGCTTGGCCGTCTTGTCATCGACACCTTGAAAACCAAGATCGCGCCCGATGGCATCGTTGCGCTGGCCCGCAGCACCGACAAGGCCGCCGATCTAGATGTGCCTGCGCGCGTCTTCGACTACGACGCCCCCGAAACGCTCGCCCCGGCGCTGGACGGTATCGACACGCTGCTGCTGATCTCGGGCAGCGACATCGGCCGCCGCGTGCCGCAACATGCCGCGGTGATCAAGGCCGCAAAATCGGCCGGCGTACTGCATATCGTCTACACCAGCCTGCTGAATGCGCCTACCAGCACGCTGGGCCTCGCCCCCGAGCACGCCGAGACGGAAGAGCTGCTGGCCGCTTCCGGCATCGAACACACCGTTTTGCGCAATGGCTGGTACACTGAGAACTATACGATGGGCCTGCCCGCCGCGCTGGAACACAACGCCCTGATCGGCGCGGCCAAGGACGGCCGGATCTCTTCGGCCACGCGGCAGGACTATGCCGAGGCCGCCGCAGCGGTGCTGATGGACGCGGGCCTGCGTGGCAAAACCTACGAGTTGTCCGGCGACGATAGCTTTGCCCTGAGCGATCTGGCTGCCACCCTGTCTGCGCAGGCAGGCAAGGATATCCCCTACGTCGACATGCCAGAGGCCGACTATGCCGCCGCGCTGGCAGGCGCCGGACTGCCAGCCGAGCTGGCCGGGTTCCTCGCCCACTGCGATGTCGAGGCGTCCAAAGGCGCGCTGTTCGACGAAGGCACGCAGCTTTCCACCCTGATCGGCCGCCCAACAACGCCGCTTGCCACAGCGGTGGCCGCAGCCATCGTCTAA
- the yybR_4 gene encoding putative HTH-type transcriptional regulator YybR: MPKLSDAVRSGKLVGNLQAQDCPSRDILKHVTGRWAVLTLIALQGRTIRFAALRRTIGGVSDRMLTQTLQTLEADGFVKRQAFKVVPPHVEYSLTPMGEEVAQHVRVLADWIEDNTSAILSTRQEIAAE; this comes from the coding sequence ATGCCAAAACTCAGTGACGCTGTCCGATCGGGCAAGCTGGTGGGCAACCTGCAGGCGCAGGACTGTCCGTCGCGCGATATTCTGAAACATGTCACCGGCCGCTGGGCCGTTCTGACGCTGATCGCGCTTCAGGGGCGGACGATCCGCTTTGCCGCGCTCAGGCGGACGATCGGCGGGGTAAGTGACCGGATGCTCACGCAGACCCTTCAGACGCTGGAAGCCGACGGTTTCGTGAAACGGCAAGCCTTCAAGGTCGTGCCGCCGCATGTGGAATACAGCCTGACCCCGATGGGCGAAGAGGTCGCACAGCACGTGCGCGTGCTGGCGGACTGGATCGAGGACAACACCAGCGCGATCCTGTCGACCCGGCAGGAAATCGCGGCGGAATAA
- the exoI gene encoding Succinoglycan biosynthesis protein ExoI, producing the protein MKYLIPVAVVLLTSPAIAQVQIRDADTIVVSGTPVRLNGVDAPELGTRAGRDARRWMVNYLDGRSIECELNGKRTHDRWVGTCYADGEDIGAALIAAGHALDCRRYSGDRYAHLETPAARSRIRRASYC; encoded by the coding sequence TTGAAATATCTGATCCCGGTCGCCGTTGTCCTGCTGACATCACCAGCCATCGCGCAGGTGCAGATCCGGGACGCGGACACCATCGTGGTCTCCGGAACACCTGTGCGCCTGAACGGGGTCGATGCACCCGAACTCGGAACGCGGGCGGGCCGGGACGCCAGGCGCTGGATGGTGAACTACCTCGATGGCCGTTCGATAGAATGCGAGCTCAACGGCAAGCGGACCCATGACCGATGGGTGGGCACCTGTTACGCCGATGGCGAGGACATCGGCGCCGCGCTGATCGCGGCCGGTCACGCGCTCGACTGTCGGAGATATTCCGGAGACCGGTATGCCCATCTGGAGACCCCGGCGGCACGGTCGCGGATCAGGCGGGCGAGCTACTGTTAG
- a CDS encoding type IV secretion system T-DNA border endonuclease VirD2, with amino-acid sequence MRLNDAVHDVTGEIFREGWSRIRGSMQGLQAGRQKQLVRAAAGHRAAVFKAIRGGGTHTKSQLMNQLDYLTTKSSHIVDSSGFLDGKARLETREIKDLTDRFAKRWSAGFKPKLGQTTHMLMSYPIGTRGEDVRDITANVAERFFQSDEGHFDYIIAVHEDRDHPHAHIVLNRRSQEGEFFFLGRDHRFNYDDFRLAMAEEAERFGVRLEATRRLDRGVVDYPPRTREVYAAKDEGRVAEPRPRVGADLDRALAEIANTRIIYHSLAAEASRENREDIADALFRAGALLAKGGKLNLEGGVYMAEDQSFEDLRTRYAEQVERVQGMIADKPEAERPRLEKSLNEIQSRLAHMQPLGLRSVTLTEKPSNGGVYSETNIDAARLDRLRDPEVRAQVDTALRGTGISSSVVVARMETGAQNAALERQWIADDLARVAEKDGLNLDRRADLETAREALNRAHVQLGTALERAGVLRQDGVMEEEAVPERFHFDPEAAREMEETIRQEMRADGLTRQQIEDRDWEVVSRAERRIEDEQRAWLEAHPELLARPGDVIDRSEPYREHITDEARAGEIARDVDRIMAGREVRTSVAEAVTEGFRDRYPDMPSHLARGLGVTYADVVEARDTAAINEVRREAEMRDALGSDATDGRQVARGQRLPDEIARVIDHERAGNLHAPFRDDGDRLSFRGAVERELDDAQIDRLRDGDVDVLKDRIEDRLDRLYAAKTYLQSDAATANSEATRAVVEEIADREFELDRADLVDGESERGETH; translated from the coding sequence ATGCGGCTGAATGATGCCGTCCATGACGTCACCGGGGAGATCTTCCGGGAGGGCTGGAGCCGGATCCGGGGCTCGATGCAGGGGCTGCAGGCTGGGCGCCAGAAGCAGCTCGTGCGGGCGGCTGCCGGCCATCGGGCGGCGGTCTTCAAGGCGATCCGGGGCGGGGGGACGCATACCAAATCCCAGCTGATGAACCAGCTCGACTACCTCACCACGAAGTCCTCCCATATCGTGGACTCGAGCGGGTTCCTGGATGGGAAGGCCAGGCTCGAGACACGCGAGATCAAGGACCTCACGGACCGCTTTGCCAAGCGCTGGAGCGCGGGGTTCAAGCCGAAGCTCGGACAGACGACGCACATGCTCATGTCCTACCCGATCGGCACGCGCGGCGAGGACGTCCGGGACATCACGGCGAATGTCGCCGAGCGGTTCTTCCAATCCGACGAAGGGCATTTCGACTACATCATCGCGGTCCATGAGGACCGGGATCACCCCCACGCGCATATAGTCTTGAACCGCCGATCGCAGGAGGGGGAGTTCTTTTTCCTCGGCCGCGACCACCGGTTCAACTACGACGATTTCCGTCTCGCGATGGCCGAGGAAGCCGAGAGGTTCGGCGTCCGGCTCGAGGCGACGAGGCGGTTGGATCGGGGCGTCGTGGATTATCCGCCGCGGACCCGTGAGGTCTATGCGGCGAAGGACGAGGGGCGGGTAGCGGAACCCCGTCCTCGTGTCGGTGCGGATCTGGATCGCGCGCTGGCGGAGATCGCCAACACGAGGATCATCTATCACTCGCTCGCCGCGGAGGCCTCGAGGGAGAACCGCGAGGACATCGCCGACGCCCTGTTCCGGGCCGGGGCGCTCCTGGCGAAGGGCGGCAAACTCAATCTGGAAGGAGGCGTCTACATGGCCGAGGATCAATCGTTCGAGGACCTCAGAACCCGCTACGCCGAACAGGTCGAGCGCGTCCAGGGCATGATCGCCGATAAGCCGGAGGCGGAGCGGCCGCGGCTCGAGAAGAGTCTGAACGAGATCCAGTCGCGGCTGGCACATATGCAGCCGCTGGGACTCCGGTCCGTCACCCTGACCGAGAAACCGTCCAACGGCGGGGTCTACTCGGAAACCAATATCGATGCCGCGCGGCTGGACCGCCTGCGCGATCCGGAGGTCCGGGCGCAGGTCGATACCGCGCTGCGGGGGACCGGGATCAGTTCTTCGGTGGTGGTCGCGCGCATGGAGACCGGGGCGCAGAACGCCGCGCTCGAGCGGCAATGGATCGCGGACGATCTGGCACGGGTTGCCGAGAAGGATGGTCTCAATCTCGATCGGCGCGCCGATCTTGAGACGGCGCGCGAGGCCCTCAACCGGGCCCATGTGCAGCTCGGCACCGCGCTGGAGCGGGCGGGCGTGTTGCGCCAGGACGGCGTCATGGAAGAGGAGGCCGTCCCGGAGCGGTTCCACTTCGATCCCGAGGCGGCCCGGGAGATGGAAGAGACCATCCGGCAGGAGATGCGCGCGGACGGGTTGACCCGGCAGCAGATCGAAGACCGGGACTGGGAAGTGGTCTCCCGGGCCGAACGCCGGATCGAGGACGAGCAGCGCGCCTGGCTCGAGGCGCATCCGGAGCTGCTCGCGCGCCCCGGCGACGTGATCGACCGGTCGGAACCCTACAGAGAACACATCACCGACGAGGCCCGGGCCGGCGAGATCGCCCGCGATGTCGACCGGATCATGGCGGGACGCGAGGTCCGGACCTCCGTCGCCGAGGCCGTCACCGAGGGGTTCCGGGACCGGTATCCGGACATGCCGTCGCATCTCGCCCGCGGGCTCGGCGTGACCTATGCCGACGTCGTCGAGGCGCGGGATACGGCAGCAATCAACGAGGTCCGCCGCGAGGCCGAGATGCGCGACGCGCTCGGATCGGACGCAACGGATGGCCGGCAAGTCGCTCGGGGCCAGAGACTGCCGGACGAGATCGCGCGGGTCATCGACCATGAACGTGCGGGCAACCTCCACGCGCCGTTCCGGGATGACGGGGACCGCCTGAGCTTCCGCGGCGCCGTTGAGCGGGAGCTTGATGACGCGCAGATCGACCGTCTGCGCGACGGGGACGTCGATGTGCTGAAGGACCGGATCGAGGATCGGCTGGACCGGCTCTATGCCGCCAAGACCTATCTTCAATCTGATGCGGCGACCGCCAACAGCGAGGCGACACGGGCCGTGGTCGAGGAGATCGCCGACCGGGAGTTCGAACTGGACCGCGCCGATCTGGTCGACGGGGAATCCGAGCGTGGGGAGACCCATTGA
- the traG_4 gene encoding Conjugal transfer protein TraG, with the protein MGPMGKGKLVVGVVLVTLVAMVIGYVIASAVLTFRDVGFQAEIDFFYIARNYLAIRAARPDDFRLVNLIMGGAGVAGLLMSLAMSGSALTRFGYTHWQTRREMKRNGFFGRPGTGFVIGKLGKPTSRTPFLCSTTFPHALIVAPTGRGKTTGFVIPNLLTWQGSAVVLDVKGECYEASARHRAAQGDTVYRFAPTDWENKRTHRYNPLLRIYELEDPARQQMELQLLATLFLQNDNDRVQGLLKGGIDLFVAAGLLAFQRRRPTLGEIYRIAASGGQKQKEYLARAHEVWNPAARLIFTRLASTNNDTLTSYVSLLMTSGLDQWQNPAIDDATAISDFDFRTIRKTPFSVYLVVQPLMVKPLAPLIRLFFSDVLSALQDKEPGPDEPWPVMIMLDEFNRLGKMPIVAESIEVLRHYRGHLAVVTQTIPAIDEIYGENTRRALQGNAGVKLYLTPSDEKTIEELSKAVGKTTKTVVTRSRSIGKNPFEGRSQSMRTEETSLLPEDEARRLPLDEIVVVVDAQMPIRAKRVVYFEDPFFKGIHAAQEGELPFPTGPVPPMGALPLSVRAMPTAPRGSGLSERDFEARMGLTEPSENPPINHNPPTVTPRARAAVIADDQRQFEMDFGGQAELSRENPSEDDVAQVERAVSDLERLEGEIAGSAPLANDTGERLGTG; encoded by the coding sequence ATGGGACCGATGGGGAAAGGCAAGCTTGTCGTCGGCGTTGTTCTGGTCACGCTCGTGGCCATGGTGATCGGCTACGTCATCGCCTCGGCCGTCCTGACCTTCCGGGATGTCGGCTTCCAGGCAGAGATCGACTTCTTCTACATCGCGCGGAACTATCTCGCGATCCGCGCCGCCCGTCCCGACGACTTTCGCCTGGTCAATCTCATCATGGGCGGGGCAGGGGTGGCGGGCCTCCTGATGAGCCTTGCGATGTCTGGCTCCGCGCTCACCCGCTTCGGCTATACCCATTGGCAAACCCGCCGGGAAATGAAGCGGAACGGTTTCTTCGGCAGGCCCGGCACCGGCTTCGTAATCGGCAAGCTGGGCAAACCCACATCGCGTACCCCGTTCCTCTGCTCGACGACCTTTCCGCATGCGCTGATCGTCGCCCCGACGGGACGCGGCAAGACCACCGGCTTCGTCATCCCGAACCTGCTGACCTGGCAGGGATCGGCGGTGGTGCTCGACGTGAAGGGCGAATGCTACGAGGCCTCGGCGCGCCACCGCGCCGCGCAGGGTGACACGGTCTATCGCTTCGCCCCGACGGATTGGGAGAACAAGCGCACGCACCGCTACAACCCGCTCCTGAGGATCTACGAGCTCGAGGATCCGGCGCGCCAGCAGATGGAGCTTCAGCTCCTCGCGACGCTGTTCCTGCAGAACGACAACGATCGGGTGCAGGGCCTCCTGAAGGGCGGGATCGATCTCTTCGTCGCGGCCGGCCTCCTGGCCTTCCAGCGTCGGCGGCCGACGCTCGGGGAGATTTATCGCATCGCCGCCTCGGGCGGGCAGAAGCAGAAGGAATACCTGGCGCGGGCCCATGAGGTCTGGAACCCGGCGGCGCGGCTGATCTTCACGCGTCTGGCCTCGACAAACAACGACACTCTGACCTCCTATGTCTCGCTCCTGATGACCTCCGGTCTCGATCAGTGGCAGAACCCGGCGATCGACGATGCGACAGCCATCTCGGATTTCGATTTCCGGACGATCCGCAAGACACCGTTCAGCGTCTACCTGGTCGTTCAGCCCCTGATGGTGAAACCCCTGGCGCCGCTGATCCGGCTGTTCTTCTCCGACGTCCTCTCCGCCCTGCAGGACAAGGAGCCGGGCCCCGACGAGCCCTGGCCGGTCATGATCATGCTCGACGAGTTCAACCGGCTCGGCAAAATGCCGATCGTCGCCGAGAGCATCGAGGTACTGCGGCACTATCGCGGGCACCTGGCGGTGGTCACCCAGACCATCCCGGCCATCGATGAGATCTACGGCGAGAACACGCGGCGCGCGCTGCAGGGCAATGCCGGCGTGAAGCTCTACCTGACGCCCTCGGATGAAAAGACCATCGAGGAGTTGAGCAAGGCGGTCGGCAAGACCACCAAGACCGTCGTCACACGCTCCCGGTCCATCGGCAAGAACCCCTTCGAGGGGCGCAGCCAGTCGATGCGCACCGAGGAAACCTCGCTCCTGCCGGAAGACGAGGCGCGGCGTCTTCCGCTCGACGAGATCGTCGTCGTGGTCGATGCGCAGATGCCGATCCGGGCGAAGCGCGTGGTGTATTTCGAGGACCCGTTCTTCAAGGGCATCCATGCCGCGCAGGAGGGAGAGCTGCCCTTCCCGACGGGGCCTGTCCCGCCGATGGGGGCATTGCCGCTGAGCGTCAGGGCGATGCCCACGGCGCCGCGGGGGTCAGGTCTGTCGGAACGCGATTTTGAGGCTCGGATGGGTCTTACGGAACCAAGTGAAAACCCACCCATTAACCACAATCCACCTACTGTGACCCCGCGTGCCCGCGCCGCTGTCATCGCGGACGATCAGCGCCAGTTCGAGATGGATTTCGGCGGCCAGGCCGAGCTCTCACGCGAGAATCCGTCGGAGGATGACGTCGCACAGGTTGAGCGCGCCGTCAGTGATCTGGAGCGATTGGAGGGGGAGATCGCAGGTTCAGCACCGCTGGCCAATGATACTGGCGAGAGGCTTGGGACGGGCTGA
- the dmlR_19 gene encoding D-malate degradation protein R — MDPRKLSDLVIFHRVAAEGSFSAAARTLGVTQSAVSQTVKRLEGDLGIRLLSRSTRSLTPTAAGERLLDTLAPVIAEIDAEIEDLEQLREQPGGRLRVTCGKHAADTLVWPAFSRLIAAHPEIEGELSVENRYVDIVAERFDIGIRLREDLEMDMIAVPVGPPLRAVVVGAAGYLDTCDPPRAPRQLPAHRCIGYRNAGGTLSQWSFEKDGHAETVKVSPSVIVNDGDALVAAACMGMGLAYMLEDLAAPALKDGRLVEVLPDWCPRFPGYHAFYSSRRQPTRAFSLFLESLRQESGERTSG; from the coding sequence ATGGATCCTCGTAAGTTATCCGATCTCGTCATCTTCCATCGCGTCGCCGCTGAGGGCAGTTTCAGCGCCGCGGCACGCACCCTCGGCGTGACCCAGTCCGCAGTCAGCCAGACGGTGAAGCGCCTCGAGGGCGATCTGGGGATCAGGTTGTTGTCCCGCTCGACACGCAGCCTTACCCCGACCGCGGCGGGCGAGCGGCTGCTGGACACGCTCGCCCCGGTGATCGCGGAGATCGATGCCGAGATCGAGGATCTGGAACAGTTGCGCGAGCAACCTGGCGGACGTCTGCGGGTGACCTGCGGCAAACACGCTGCCGATACGCTCGTCTGGCCGGCCTTCTCACGGCTGATCGCGGCGCATCCCGAGATCGAGGGTGAACTGAGCGTGGAGAACCGGTATGTCGATATCGTCGCAGAGCGGTTCGACATCGGGATACGGCTGCGCGAGGATCTGGAGATGGACATGATCGCGGTGCCCGTGGGTCCTCCCCTGAGAGCAGTCGTCGTGGGGGCGGCGGGCTATTTGGATACCTGCGATCCACCGCGCGCGCCGCGCCAACTCCCGGCGCATCGCTGCATAGGTTACAGAAATGCCGGAGGCACCCTGTCGCAGTGGTCGTTCGAAAAGGATGGGCATGCGGAGACAGTGAAGGTCTCGCCGTCCGTCATCGTCAACGATGGTGACGCACTTGTGGCGGCAGCCTGCATGGGGATGGGTTTGGCCTACATGCTCGAGGACCTCGCCGCACCCGCCCTTAAAGACGGTCGTCTTGTTGAAGTGCTTCCCGACTGGTGTCCCCGGTTTCCAGGCTATCATGCTTTCTATTCGAGCCGACGCCAGCCGACCCGCGCCTTCTCGTTGTTTCTCGAGAGCCTACGGCAGGAGAGCGGAGAGAGAACCAGCGGGTAG
- a CDS encoding putative oxidoreductase yields the protein MAEKVWFITGAGRGLGYMLARDALAAGDKVVATSQTVDGLADRLSAPNDSLLVLPLDVTDARAASAAHDAAVEAFGRIDVLVNNAGRAQLGWFETIPEEDVRRQFEINLFGAMNVARAVLPTMRRQRSGLVVTISSVNGLVSNPGGSVYSASKFALEGWMEGLAEEIAPLGIRSLIVEPGMMRTNFLDPSTARQGAEDIADYAEAVAGFRAFITQANGAQQNDPEALAALIIAEASSPEPARRLLFGADAHEWASAKCQQLAAEIDASGARG from the coding sequence GTGGCTGAGAAGGTATGGTTCATCACCGGGGCCGGCAGAGGCCTGGGATATATGCTCGCCCGCGACGCCCTGGCCGCCGGCGACAAGGTCGTGGCGACCAGCCAGACCGTCGACGGGCTGGCCGATCGCCTCTCCGCTCCGAATGATAGCCTGCTCGTGCTGCCGCTCGACGTGACCGACGCCCGTGCGGCTTCCGCTGCGCATGACGCGGCCGTCGAGGCGTTCGGCCGGATCGACGTGCTGGTGAACAACGCCGGTCGCGCGCAGCTCGGATGGTTCGAGACGATCCCGGAGGAGGACGTGCGCCGGCAGTTCGAGATCAACCTCTTCGGGGCGATGAACGTGGCGCGCGCGGTGCTGCCCACGATGCGCCGTCAGCGCTCGGGCCTCGTGGTCACCATCTCCTCGGTGAACGGCCTCGTCTCGAATCCCGGCGGATCGGTCTACTCGGCGTCCAAGTTCGCGCTCGAAGGCTGGATGGAGGGCCTCGCCGAAGAGATCGCACCGCTCGGTATCCGCTCTCTCATCGTGGAGCCGGGGATGATGCGCACGAACTTCCTCGATCCGTCCACGGCCCGGCAGGGCGCTGAAGACATTGCGGACTATGCCGAGGCGGTCGCCGGCTTCCGAGCCTTCATCACGCAAGCGAACGGCGCGCAGCAAAACGACCCCGAGGCGCTCGCCGCCCTGATCATCGCCGAAGCGTCGTCTCCCGAACCAGCGCGGCGGCTCCTGTTCGGCGCCGATGCGCACGAATGGGCAAGCGCCAAGTGCCAACAGCTCGCAGCCGAGATCGACGCTTCAGGCGCCCGTGGCTGA